One part of the Candidatus Thorarchaeota archaeon genome encodes these proteins:
- a CDS encoding site-specific DNA-methyltransferase gives MDNDGRCDNPVEKDGVHLYNCDVMELYDKWPSPTVIISDGAYGLAQWTGDPRTAHDLAEWYEPHIKKWSEHATPLTSLWFWNREIGWAKVHPILEKYGWEYVSCNVWDKGIAHVAGNSNTETLRQFPVVTEVCVLYIKKAEFQIDGEKVSMQRWLRHEWERSGIPLYKANEACGVKNAATRKYLTKDHLFYFPPPDAFSKMVKYVNKYGDPSGRPYFSLDGIRPLTKAEWQVMRSKFYCEVGVTNVWRTPSLHSSERMWAKSGKALHPNQKPLELIKLIIRATSDENDIVWEPFGGLCTGAVAALELGRQCYSAEINVNLFKMATERLMQHDQETYRKGAIGLETFLSMDECEKDADSST, from the coding sequence TTGGATAATGATGGCCGATGTGATAATCCAGTCGAAAAGGATGGTGTCCATCTTTACAACTGCGATGTTATGGAACTATATGACAAATGGCCATCCCCAACTGTAATCATATCCGATGGGGCCTATGGTCTTGCGCAATGGACCGGAGACCCTAGAACTGCACACGACCTTGCCGAATGGTATGAACCGCACATAAAAAAATGGTCAGAACATGCTACACCACTTACATCCTTATGGTTTTGGAACCGCGAAATTGGTTGGGCAAAAGTACACCCTATCCTTGAAAAATATGGCTGGGAATACGTAAGTTGTAATGTGTGGGACAAGGGAATTGCTCACGTCGCGGGTAACTCAAATACAGAAACATTACGTCAATTTCCGGTAGTCACTGAAGTCTGTGTATTGTACATAAAAAAAGCAGAATTCCAGATCGATGGTGAAAAAGTTTCTATGCAAAGATGGCTTCGTCACGAATGGGAACGCTCCGGGATTCCGTTATATAAGGCCAATGAGGCATGCGGTGTAAAGAATGCAGCAACTAGAAAATATCTGACAAAAGATCATCTCTTCTATTTTCCACCACCTGATGCATTTTCAAAAATGGTAAAATATGTAAATAAATACGGAGATCCTTCAGGGCGTCCGTATTTCTCTTTAGACGGGATCAGACCCCTTACAAAGGCCGAATGGCAAGTAATGCGCTCAAAGTTCTATTGTGAAGTAGGTGTCACAAACGTTTGGCGTACTCCTTCGCTTCATAGTAGCGAGCGAATGTGGGCCAAGAGCGGCAAGGCATTACACCCCAATCAAAAACCGTTAGAGTTAATTAAATTAATAATCAGAGCGACTTCTGATGAGAATGATATCGTATGGGAACCATTTGGTGGTCTCTGTACGGGTGCAGTGGCTGCTCTTGAGCTTGGAAGACAATGTTATTCTGCGGAAATTAATGTTAATCTTTTTAAAATGGCTACGGAGCGATTGATGCAACATGACCAAGAAACCTACAGAAAAGGAGCCATCGGCTTGGAAACATTTCTCTCTATGGACGAATGTGAAAAAGACGCTGATTCTTCTACCTAA
- a CDS encoding endo alpha-1,4 polygalactosaminidase, which translates to MDRRIGLVVLLPIIIVSGGLVFYGLQDVNTGDTVSFSIQDRTVDDFGYVLQYDAYQTRKGAISALTESKYDLLVMDGYYQDDAWTTEEIQTISNGTDETSTKILLCYMSIGEAEDYRQYWNESWDADHNGVPDAGAPDWLDSENPDWPGNYKVHYWDSDWQRIIFGTNDSYLDQIIAQGFDGVYLDIIDAYEFYEDQGVEQAAQLMVDFVAALSHYAKTARSDFLIVPQNGEHLATCIPEYLGYVDGIGREDVFTMDDEATSAASRNQTITDLNLFLTAGKFVLIVEYPTTAPLITECYETAQRNGFLCYVGPRDLDGLHVNAGHAPD; encoded by the coding sequence ATGGATCGACGAATTGGTCTAGTTGTGCTTCTACCAATTATTATCGTATCAGGTGGATTGGTTTTTTACGGCCTACAAGATGTGAACACTGGCGATACCGTGTCTTTCTCGATCCAAGATCGTACAGTTGACGATTTTGGATACGTGCTTCAGTATGACGCCTACCAGACTCGGAAAGGGGCAATCTCTGCTCTTACAGAGAGCAAGTATGATCTATTGGTCATGGACGGATATTATCAAGATGATGCATGGACAACTGAAGAGATCCAGACTATTTCGAATGGTACCGATGAGACCAGCACGAAGATTCTTTTGTGTTACATGAGTATTGGCGAGGCTGAGGACTATCGTCAATATTGGAACGAGTCATGGGACGCTGATCATAATGGTGTGCCTGATGCAGGTGCTCCCGATTGGTTGGATAGTGAGAATCCCGACTGGCCCGGGAATTACAAGGTTCATTATTGGGACTCGGATTGGCAACGGATTATCTTTGGGACAAATGATTCGTATCTTGACCAGATCATTGCACAGGGCTTTGACGGTGTGTATCTGGACATCATAGATGCCTACGAATTTTATGAGGACCAGGGTGTCGAGCAGGCGGCTCAGCTGATGGTGGATTTTGTTGCCGCTCTCTCACACTATGCTAAGACTGCACGTTCTGATTTTCTGATCGTTCCTCAGAATGGTGAACATCTGGCAACTTGTATTCCCGAGTATCTGGGATATGTTGACGGTATCGGGCGCGAAGATGTCTTTACCATGGATGACGAAGCGACCAGTGCAGCCTCACGCAACCAGACCATTACAGATCTGAATCTCTTTCTCACTGCAGGGAAGTTTGTTCTTATCGTTGAGTATCCGACCACTGCTCCACTGATCACCGAATGCTACGAGACCGCTCAAAGAAATGGATTCCTGTGTTATGTTGGTCCAAGGGATCTTGATGGACTACACGTGAATGCGGGTCATGCGCCTGATTGA
- a CDS encoding N(G),N(G)-dimethylarginine dimethylaminohydrolase: MKVTKAIVRPPSAAFTGCISEHPLHHTVNLERALQQHAQYVTTLEELGLEVIVLEPQPSLPDACFVEDTAVVYGNRAFITRPKPQSRRDEISTVRPVLEQYFDCEVAEAPATIEGGDVIHLAHRLISGLSQRTNQQGVMQMSSWLGVPVDTIEAPQIMHLKSYLTAIDDTTFVGTGRFLDHPVVQDAKVIYVPDSEHYAANTLMINGRVLLPAGHPITAESITRAGYEVIELNMSEFQKCDGALTCLSITF; encoded by the coding sequence ATGAAGGTCACAAAGGCTATCGTGCGGCCGCCCTCTGCAGCCTTTACGGGCTGCATCTCGGAGCATCCTCTTCATCATACTGTGAACCTGGAGAGGGCACTACAGCAACACGCCCAGTATGTCACGACCTTAGAAGAGCTAGGTCTCGAAGTGATCGTCTTAGAACCACAACCAAGTCTTCCAGATGCTTGTTTTGTTGAGGATACAGCAGTGGTCTACGGGAATCGTGCTTTTATCACTCGTCCGAAACCGCAATCCCGTCGAGACGAAATTTCCACTGTGAGACCTGTGCTTGAGCAGTACTTTGACTGTGAAGTGGCAGAGGCGCCTGCAACAATTGAAGGTGGTGATGTGATTCATCTCGCTCATCGTCTGATCTCGGGGCTCTCTCAACGTACAAATCAACAAGGTGTGATGCAGATGAGTTCATGGTTAGGCGTGCCTGTTGATACGATTGAGGCGCCTCAGATCATGCATTTGAAATCATATCTGACTGCCATTGATGACACGACCTTTGTGGGGACTGGCAGGTTTCTTGACCATCCAGTTGTTCAGGATGCGAAAGTGATCTACGTTCCTGATAGCGAACATTATGCTGCTAACACGTTGATGATTAATGGGCGAGTGCTTCTTCCAGCAGGGCATCCAATCACAGCGGAATCGATTACGCGAGCAGGATACGAGGTAATAGAATTAAACATGAGCGAGTTTCAGAAATGTGATGGTGCCCTAACATGTCTCTCCATAACTTTTTAA
- a CDS encoding ABC transporter substrate-binding protein encodes MVIVIIAIAGVGIWYATQMPAQAKDTLIMGTTDSVEVNLDNARSYDYFGWEIITALSSGLVEIKPGSSAGPNDIQPALAESWEQSSDGLTWTFTLRQGVTFDGARPFNASVVKYTFDRNCNLTGNGLWEPDGPQLNIGYDSIISSVEVVSTYVVAFHLKMKFAPFLQLMSCAASYMVDPKYAPMDQLVNYKSGDARASHPLGLGPYILTNWTRTGSHDSEMRLEANPYYWNKDAGLPKTKTIIIKMFSDSTALGTAISSGQIDIAYRQLTAAQVNSFKNNAKLRVWEGIGAQIQYMCFQQRIAPFNNTEVRRAIAAALNRTHVTETVFLNMASPLYSIIPAGMAYHKDSFKIYGDANYSYTQTTLAKYGYTSSHKLVVDLWYESSGHYPESAKQAAVYKSDLEASGVIEVNLHSAEWGTYAANRRAGTMAVYIYGWYPDYIDADNYAFLPFASWINMGYNSTYPAGGVQQYNLWMQGRSAATDAARQDAYYQLQDLQAQECSVIPLWQSQTTAVTSTSVHGVVLDITVNWRHWLLYWGAPATTGP; translated from the coding sequence GTGGTCATTGTAATCATTGCCATTGCAGGCGTTGGTATTTGGTACGCTACTCAAATGCCCGCCCAGGCCAAGGACACTCTCATAATGGGAACAACAGATTCCGTTGAGGTTAACTTGGACAATGCACGATCATATGACTACTTTGGTTGGGAAATCATAACTGCCCTGAGTTCGGGGTTGGTTGAAATCAAACCGGGTTCAAGTGCTGGACCAAATGACATACAACCTGCTCTTGCAGAGAGTTGGGAACAGAGTTCTGATGGTCTGACTTGGACGTTCACGCTACGTCAGGGTGTAACCTTTGATGGAGCGCGTCCGTTCAATGCATCAGTTGTCAAGTACACCTTTGACCGGAACTGTAACCTCACAGGCAATGGTCTATGGGAGCCTGATGGTCCACAATTGAACATTGGTTATGACTCAATTATCTCCAGTGTTGAGGTAGTTAGTACCTACGTGGTCGCATTTCATCTCAAGATGAAGTTTGCACCATTTTTGCAGCTTATGTCTTGTGCAGCATCCTACATGGTGGATCCAAAGTATGCACCAATGGACCAACTTGTTAACTACAAATCAGGTGATGCACGTGCAAGTCATCCGCTAGGACTTGGTCCGTACATTCTCACCAACTGGACTAGAACTGGATCGCACGACTCAGAGATGAGACTTGAGGCGAACCCATACTACTGGAATAAAGATGCTGGTCTTCCAAAGACAAAGACGATCATCATTAAGATGTTCAGTGATTCAACTGCATTGGGCACTGCAATCTCTTCAGGCCAAATTGACATTGCCTACCGACAGCTGACAGCAGCACAGGTGAACAGCTTCAAGAACAACGCAAAACTGCGTGTGTGGGAAGGTATTGGCGCTCAGATCCAATACATGTGCTTCCAGCAGAGAATTGCACCCTTCAACAATACTGAGGTCAGGAGGGCAATCGCTGCTGCTCTGAACAGGACTCACGTCACTGAGACCGTGTTCTTGAATATGGCTTCGCCATTGTATAGCATCATTCCTGCTGGAATGGCATACCACAAAGATTCGTTCAAGATCTATGGTGATGCCAACTACAGCTACACCCAGACGACCTTGGCAAAGTATGGATATACCTCATCGCACAAGCTCGTGGTTGATCTTTGGTACGAATCTAGTGGTCACTATCCTGAGAGTGCTAAGCAGGCAGCTGTCTACAAGAGTGATCTTGAGGCCAGCGGCGTCATAGAGGTCAATCTCCATTCAGCAGAATGGGGGACCTACGCAGCTAACCGGCGCGCAGGGACGATGGCAGTCTACATCTATGGTTGGTACCCCGACTACATTGATGCAGACAACTATGCATTTCTGCCATTTGCCTCTTGGATTAACATGGGCTACAACAGCACATACCCTGCTGGTGGTGTCCAACAGTACAACTTGTGGATGCAAGGTCGCAGTGCAGCGACTGATGCTGCGCGACAGGATGCATACTATCAGTTGCAGGATCTTCAGGCACAAGAGTGCTCGGTGATTCCGCTCTGGCAGAGTCAGACTACCGCAGTCACATCGACCAGTGTACACGGTGTCGTTCTCGACATTACTGTGAACTGGAGACATTGGCTGCTGTACTGGGGTGCACCTGCTACTACTGGGCCATAA
- a CDS encoding ABC transporter permease yields MTLRSYVVGRVLLTIPMIVLLFTFVFLILRLLPGDPVLLHFEKPPDPATIELYRHQLGLDKPLYQQYIDYLIGIFHGDFGKSMTGDFEPVSYQIQARFPATLELTIYSMIFAVVVGVFLGVRSAKTYGSLQDNTIRIFGTITYAIPVFFLGMILQFIFAIWLGVLPPLGRFDIGQAPPHVTGLYTIDSILAGDLYSFVTAVRYLILPTITLGTVLCGIFIRLTRTNMLETLKLDFVDAAKARGLSDNAITYRYALKNAFLPILTMIGLQFAALLAGAVLTEITFSWEGLGSFLFEKISQRDYTAIQGTVVFFGILVTMVTLVLDLLYAYLDPRIRF; encoded by the coding sequence ATGACACTTAGATCATACGTTGTCGGAAGGGTACTGTTAACAATCCCGATGATTGTCTTATTGTTCACATTTGTATTTCTCATCTTACGATTATTGCCGGGAGATCCGGTACTTCTGCATTTCGAGAAACCACCCGATCCCGCAACAATCGAATTATACAGGCATCAATTGGGATTAGATAAACCGCTGTACCAACAATATATTGACTATTTGATCGGCATATTTCATGGTGATTTTGGCAAATCTATGACTGGTGATTTCGAGCCAGTCAGTTATCAGATACAGGCCCGTTTTCCTGCGACTCTCGAGTTAACTATCTACTCTATGATATTTGCAGTTGTTGTTGGCGTATTTCTTGGTGTGCGTTCAGCAAAGACTTATGGTTCATTGCAAGATAATACAATTCGTATTTTTGGAACCATCACTTATGCAATTCCAGTGTTCTTCTTGGGGATGATTTTGCAGTTTATCTTTGCGATTTGGCTTGGAGTGCTTCCGCCCCTTGGTCGATTTGATATTGGACAGGCACCGCCTCATGTCACAGGTCTCTATACCATAGATAGTATTCTAGCAGGCGATCTTTATTCGTTTGTTACCGCTGTGAGATATCTTATCCTTCCTACTATCACTCTAGGTACCGTTCTTTGTGGTATTTTTATTAGATTAACTCGAACTAATATGTTGGAAACACTGAAACTTGATTTTGTGGATGCTGCGAAAGCACGAGGGCTTTCGGATAATGCCATTACATACCGCTATGCTCTCAAGAATGCGTTCTTGCCGATTCTTACCATGATTGGTCTACAGTTCGCCGCGCTTCTTGCTGGTGCAGTACTTACAGAAATCACTTTTAGCTGGGAAGGCCTTGGATCATTTCTTTTTGAGAAGATCTCTCAACGAGACTACACTGCCATTCAAGGGACTGTTGTATTTTTTGGCATACTTGTGACAATGGTCACATTGGTACTTGATTTGTTGTACGCATATCTGGATCCACGGATCCGATTCTAA
- a CDS encoding ABC transporter permease: MAKKLVSGIFYSLDAAEGTFAEKSRKWQILVVLAIIFALIVFSGLIYLASFSHSGIGLPVVGATFGAGILIYIFRRMDSFFLKIERITAKNLTFFYLGLSGLFLLLVGVVAFLVLPVEGSTLPLALIIGSLMITAYLFLIFEVYPILQDRGAPGLITMAGLIIVFAIVYMTAISKYIVPYDPFTLNVGPTTSPPTSEFIFGTTELGQDMLSRVIAGGANMLQVAVLSVTVCFSIGVPIGLIASYYGGIIDRGTSLVMDSIFALPGLILAIALAAMLGPGIVNMAMAIAVIYIPSYFRVVRSQVLTVKELPYVEAAIVLGARNRDILIRYILPNVLPSAVVVMTINFADAVLTAAGLTFVGLGFGIDVPDWGYDLSSGRPILLQVGAWWVITFPGLMIVLLAIGFTLTGEGLNELLTPKLQE; the protein is encoded by the coding sequence ATGGCGAAAAAATTAGTCAGTGGAATATTTTATAGTCTTGATGCGGCAGAAGGTACTTTCGCTGAAAAGTCTCGTAAGTGGCAAATTTTGGTCGTTTTGGCCATAATATTTGCTCTGATCGTTTTTTCAGGACTGATCTATCTTGCCTCTTTCTCACACAGTGGAATTGGACTTCCTGTGGTTGGAGCAACATTTGGTGCAGGGATTCTCATCTACATATTTAGGCGCATGGACTCTTTCTTCTTGAAGATAGAGCGAATTACAGCCAAGAATCTCACATTCTTTTACCTTGGGCTATCAGGTCTATTCTTGTTATTAGTTGGAGTGGTTGCATTTCTAGTGCTTCCTGTTGAAGGGTCCACCCTTCCTCTTGCCCTCATAATAGGGTCTCTAATGATTACAGCATATTTGTTTTTAATATTCGAGGTTTACCCTATACTGCAAGATCGTGGGGCTCCCGGACTAATAACAATGGCTGGATTAATTATCGTGTTCGCAATCGTCTATATGACAGCGATCTCGAAGTACATTGTGCCATATGACCCATTTACGTTGAATGTCGGACCTACTACCAGTCCGCCAACTTCGGAATTTATTTTCGGTACAACCGAACTGGGTCAGGACATGCTTAGCCGTGTCATAGCTGGCGGAGCAAATATGTTGCAGGTTGCCGTTCTTTCTGTAACTGTTTGTTTTTCAATAGGTGTTCCTATCGGTCTTATTGCTTCATATTATGGTGGGATTATAGACCGTGGGACTTCGTTGGTCATGGATAGTATTTTTGCACTACCGGGTCTGATCCTTGCGATTGCTCTTGCTGCAATGTTGGGGCCGGGGATTGTCAATATGGCTATGGCTATCGCAGTGATTTACATACCCTCGTATTTCAGAGTTGTACGAAGCCAAGTCTTAACAGTCAAAGAATTACCCTACGTGGAAGCTGCGATTGTGCTGGGTGCAAGAAACAGAGACATTCTCATTCGCTATATCTTGCCCAATGTCCTTCCATCAGCTGTTGTTGTTATGACTATCAATTTTGCAGATGCAGTTCTTACGGCAGCAGGTCTGACCTTTGTCGGACTTGGTTTTGGTATAGATGTTCCAGACTGGGGCTATGACCTCTCCAGTGGCCGGCCAATTCTTCTGCAAGTTGGTGCTTGGTGGGTGATCACGTTTCCGGGTCTAATGATCGTTCTACTTGCGATAGGATTTACCCTGACCGGAGAAGGTCTCAACGAGTTGTTGACACCAAAGTTGCAGGAGTGA
- a CDS encoding ABC transporter ATP-binding protein yields MGDLVTIENLSVEYKTRRGIARAVDNISLSIAENTTLGLAGESGCGKSTLGRSIIGLVPYPGEIVGGRIFFDVAEPHAYEGGEIPAGKIDLVGLSPEEMNVLRGEEIAYIFQDPMTSLNPLMTIGAHFTELIRTHHPEISKEDALERAAEVLDALGILPERMSDYPHQFSGGMRQRVMIGLGLALKPKLLIADEPTTSLDVIVEAQIMKEMTQLKDKFNLTMVLITHNLGVLAQHADNIAIVYAGRLMELASTDSLFESPQHPYTQALLQAVPDVRKPDKTLAWIPGSPPDLTEPMTGCMFRPRCPHAKEICKTVQPPLIERDGGGYVACHLYSEGTQ; encoded by the coding sequence ATGGGTGACTTGGTAACAATCGAAAATCTTTCAGTAGAATACAAAACGAGACGCGGAATCGCGCGTGCAGTAGATAATATTTCTTTATCTATTGCAGAGAATACTACACTTGGACTTGCAGGTGAGAGCGGTTGCGGAAAATCCACCTTAGGGCGATCGATAATCGGACTCGTACCGTATCCGGGTGAGATTGTTGGCGGTCGGATATTCTTTGACGTCGCCGAGCCACATGCATATGAAGGTGGTGAGATTCCGGCCGGAAAGATTGATCTTGTTGGTCTTTCGCCCGAAGAGATGAATGTGCTTCGTGGTGAAGAGATTGCATACATCTTTCAAGACCCAATGACTTCACTCAACCCACTGATGACCATTGGTGCACATTTCACCGAATTGATCCGTACGCATCATCCTGAGATCTCAAAGGAGGATGCTTTGGAACGTGCCGCTGAGGTCCTAGACGCACTTGGGATACTTCCCGAGCGGATGAGTGATTATCCTCACCAGTTCAGTGGTGGAATGCGACAGCGGGTAATGATCGGTCTTGGTCTTGCTTTGAAACCAAAGCTGCTGATCGCAGATGAGCCAACAACGTCACTGGATGTTATCGTTGAGGCTCAGATCATGAAAGAGATGACTCAGTTGAAGGACAAATTCAACCTCACCATGGTTCTGATCACTCATAATCTTGGTGTGCTGGCCCAACATGCGGATAATATTGCTATTGTCTATGCTGGGAGGTTGATGGAACTGGCCTCGACTGATAGTCTATTTGAATCGCCACAGCATCCATACACGCAGGCGTTACTTCAAGCTGTTCCTGATGTTCGCAAGCCTGACAAGACGCTGGCATGGATTCCTGGAAGTCCCCCAGATCTCACCGAACCGATGACTGGATGCATGTTCCGTCCGCGTTGTCCACATGCAAAAGAGATCTGTAAGACAGTGCAGCCTCCTCTTATTGAGCGTGATGGTGGAGGATATGTAGCCTGTCATTTATACTCGGAGGGAACGCAATAA
- a CDS encoding ABC transporter ATP-binding protein, translated as MTVPLIRVEKLKKYFPVQKGFLDALLTRNKQFVRAVDDISFEIQKGEVLGLAGESGSGKTTTGRLCVRLIEPTDGHIYFKGRDIAQIKGSALRMLRRKIQFTFQDPTSSLNPRMTIGQAIADALRLQGIGSPSDRRTAVEEVLERVGLAPASTYYDRLPHQLSGGQKQRVVFGRAIILGPEFIVTDEPVAMVDVSIKAQLLELMMDLKKAYDLTYLFISHDLSTARHVCDRIAIMYLGKIIELASADVIYEEALHPYTVGLMGAIPIPDPKAEMPEAVPQGEIPSPINPPSGCRFHPRCPKAMDICSKVEPELVDVGNGHMVACHLYDK; from the coding sequence ATGACAGTACCATTAATTCGTGTAGAAAAACTCAAGAAGTATTTCCCTGTGCAGAAGGGGTTTTTGGACGCTCTACTGACAAGAAATAAGCAGTTTGTCCGGGCTGTCGATGATATTTCCTTTGAGATCCAAAAGGGTGAGGTGCTTGGACTTGCTGGTGAGTCTGGTTCTGGTAAGACAACGACCGGTCGTCTTTGCGTCCGTCTTATTGAACCAACTGATGGTCACATCTATTTCAAAGGACGTGACATAGCTCAGATCAAAGGCAGCGCCCTGCGAATGCTTCGGAGGAAGATCCAGTTTACCTTTCAGGATCCTACGTCGTCGCTTAATCCGCGAATGACAATTGGTCAAGCCATTGCTGATGCATTGCGCCTTCAAGGAATTGGAAGCCCTTCGGACAGGCGAACCGCAGTCGAGGAGGTTCTTGAACGAGTAGGTCTGGCACCAGCCTCTACGTATTATGATCGACTTCCACATCAATTGAGTGGGGGTCAGAAGCAGCGTGTTGTATTTGGGAGAGCCATTATTCTTGGACCCGAGTTTATTGTGACTGATGAACCTGTGGCCATGGTTGATGTGTCGATTAAGGCCCAGCTCCTAGAGCTGATGATGGACTTGAAAAAGGCGTACGACCTCACATACCTGTTCATCTCTCACGATCTCTCTACGGCTCGCCATGTCTGTGATCGGATTGCTATCATGTACCTTGGTAAGATCATCGAGCTTGCAAGTGCTGATGTGATCTATGAAGAGGCATTGCATCCTTACACAGTTGGTCTCATGGGTGCGATTCCTATTCCCGATCCTAAAGCCGAGATGCCTGAAGCAGTACCCCAGGGTGAGATCCCAAGTCCGATCAATCCTCCTTCGGGTTGTCGTTTTCATCCCCGGTGTCCTAAGGCCATGGATATCTGCTCTAAGGTCGAGCCTGAGCTTGTGGATGTGGGGAATGGCCACATGGTCGCGTGTCATCTCTACGACAAATGA
- the tsaA gene encoding tRNA (N6-threonylcarbamoyladenosine(37)-N6)-methyltransferase TrmO has product MTFVLHEIGLVRKTQGRLPQIVIHQSFCEALLNVDRFSHIIVLWWISGRDTDDDRSTLVVTPIGGRIPERSGVFSCRSPSRPNPIGHSIVQVVSVDMAACTIVVDQIDANDGTPILDIKPYLPSSDRVENAVVAPWFSDLEHRYE; this is encoded by the coding sequence ATGACATTCGTATTGCACGAGATCGGTCTGGTCAGAAAAACGCAGGGGCGCCTTCCTCAGATAGTGATCCACCAGAGTTTTTGCGAGGCGCTTCTAAATGTTGACAGGTTCTCGCATATCATCGTCCTGTGGTGGATCTCAGGTCGTGACACAGATGATGATCGTTCGACTCTTGTTGTTACTCCGATAGGTGGTCGTATTCCTGAACGCTCTGGTGTCTTCTCGTGTAGGTCTCCATCACGTCCTAATCCGATCGGTCATTCGATCGTTCAAGTCGTGTCAGTAGATATGGCCGCGTGCACCATTGTCGTGGACCAGATCGATGCAAATGATGGCACCCCCATTTTAGACATTAAACCCTATCTTCCCTCCTCGGATCGAGTGGAGAATGCAGTTGTTGCGCCATGGTTTTCTGATTTAGAACATCGATATGAATAG